AATGAACCTGGTTTGTTGTTCTGGTCTTCTTTGGCTTTAAATTCAGAATAGACTGAATTCAGGCTTCCATTTATCTCTGTTATCTCAACCTTTCATTTTCTCAAACTATCTCGTTTTTTTctaccactcacacacactgtttctcGTTCTGTCTGTAGATGCTGTGCATCCCATGCGGATGCACATACCCATGAACGCCCCCAAGCTAATGGATGACTTTGTGGATGAGGTAAAATGAGGCTGATGctaatatcaatatttgagtttcaaaaatatatatataaatgatataTTGGTGGATTTTTTCACGACACTGAAAACAGACTTTTCAGTGCTCTTAGATGTTGTTCCTCTATTGCAATTTTTTGTTAGGTATCAGCCGACAAATATGCTAATACTCATAAGCTAATGTCATCCGGTATAGCAGCCAAGCCATTCTATCAGTCAGTCTCTAGTTTTGATGGAGGTGCAGGTATATTGTTTGAATTTAAtgatatgattaaaaaaaataatccagcTTTAATACTGTGACActaatgtttttgtcttgttcctCTTCTGGAATGAATCCTGTCATGTTCTTgtaaaaaatcaaatttaagtTGTGGTCTTCATCTTTTTCCCCTACTGATTGTATTGCAGGAGGCTTCCACTGGAGTCCCAGAAAAAACTGGTATgttgtatatatatttactgtattcaaatatgtatatatacagtatatacaatgtATCTTTATCTATCTACACATTAGAAGACATTTAATTACATGTTTCCTACAACGTTCAGTAGTCTTATGTTCacatagtttttttctgttatttctctTCTCCAATTTTCTGCAAGACTAAGATGATttaactcctctcctctcccagcTCCTCCTCATATCACTGAGTGCCAGCTGGAGGCCGCTGGTATGAAGGCTCCGCAGGTGCCAGGTTTCCGCCCCGTCTGTGATGAGCGCGGCTTCTACCTGACCGAGCAGTGCTATATGAAGCACTGCTGGTGTGTGAACCCAGCCAACGGGCAAACAATCCCTGGATCACTCCACAATGGACCGGCCAGTTGCAATACATCTGTCACTGGTGAGACAAGATAACTGGTCACCAAGTCAGATTGAGAATAGATTTTGGTGGCCACCAGACCAcactttgttttgctttccatACTGCACAGTAtaatttaatgttgtttttgtgttttaatgtaattatCTCCGCCAAGGAGGTTCATTTTTCAGTCCTGctcatttgtttgtatttaacaGGATATCTAAAAAAACTGGTCATGGGCCAAGTaacaagaattttttttttaaataatttattattgcaagtttcttttacattttatgaaatgttgtctatcactgtttgtattttgatgcagatcCGGATCCAGATGTAGATTTTATCTAAATCTaaaacatttctattattaaaataatgattattttagaACCTTAATTTAAGCTACAATGTCGTTGACAATCGAAGTTTGTCTTTGTAGGCAGCCTGAGCAAAGTGATGACTCTGCCTGATGTCAGTGTCTGATACTGTGGTGAGTACACATATGGTGTTCCTCTGATTCACTATGTATGTATTCATATATAAATATCTGAgcagtactgtatgtttcaaTGCTGTTTAATTCAGTCCAATtaagaaatgcatttttttagactttgaatatatttaaatacatttagaatAGTTTTAAAGGCAAATTACTTTATATTGCGGCTAAAACTTGGAATTAActgcattttttgtatttttgtttgtttcttgggCAAAGCTGGTAAAATCTCCTCCAGAAACCAGCAACGGTTCAACTCCAAAGGATGACTTTGCTACAACTTTGTCAACTTATAATCATCATATTTGTAGTGCTTGGTAAGCTAATGGGGTTTTATATACTGCTGCTAAATTACCAAATTATAACCATTTATCTGCTTGCTATCATCTTATCAATTTATTGCAACTTATCTGCAACCAATATTATATGCACAGAGTTGACTTTTGCTATTGATTACATACCATCTTTCATTTGGTTTTATGATGGAAAGATTGTAAAGAGCACTGAATTGAATAATAACAGCATGGACTACGGGGCAATTAAATGGAGTGTGGGCAGATGgtaattattcattaattattaatatattttttgcaaaGAGTAAATGTTTGGCAAGATGTAAATGAAAACAGGATCTGTCCACTGCCcctttacattattatttttttaataaacagtgtGGTCACTTGAATCTTGAATGTTTGGCTAACTTATGGAGAtgaaactgatttaaaaaatatcgACATATTTGGGAACAATCAGGAACCAGGAATACTCCAGTTTTGAGACAACTGTAAACTGTATTTTCCCCCTTtatatgaaaaacacaaataaaactcttaaaggcagttttttttttttggttttattttacaatatcaCAAACTGTTAAGTTGAATACTTCTGCATTAATGTGCAGGAGTGAAAACCTATGATGACGAGACAGTTACATTAGCCAGTGAATTAAAACACCATCAATGGACCCGTCATATTCTATATTCCGCAGAAAATCAAGTGTttaaagaaaggagaaaaaaaaacaagagaaaacatgcaaaaacataatAGACAGGAAGTTAAGAAACTAAGAGCATGCAATACAAAGACAGCAACACAATGATTGTCAATAGGCACAAGTTGTTTCTGGTTTCCAGTtaccaaacatacagtacacatagtTTTCTAATACACTTTTCAGTTaaagtaaaaactaaatgaGCACAATCTCAATCTGATGTCAAATACGTTTCTCTTTTATGGCTTTTTGGTCTAATACCTGTTAATAGCCTGAGTGTGTACATAAGCACTGTGTGGTAATTTCAATGGCAGCAATACAGTACCTGGGGTAACTAATGTTGCTGTCATGTGAAAACCATCTTAGTgaagttttacatttaaaccCTATTTGTGGGTTTAAATCATAAGTTAACAAAGTTAAAGTCATGTGTACATTTCCAGGTTATCCACCTAAGTGAAATAGTTGcccagcaaaataaaaaattcataCTAACATATTATCAAGTTTGCTACTGTTCAGGTATTTTTCTGTGCAAACAAAATCACTGCttgcttttttatttgcatgacAAAGTAACAGCTTTAAATCCTTAAAATTATACAAGTGCAAAACATCCACTAGTCTCCAGCATATGAAAGAGGCAGCCAAATCCCATCAGGAAAGGCTATTGCACACATGGCATGAGATGATAATATCAAGTCCAGAGCAGGCACtcttaatatatattttacataaaatactTTAACACACACTTCCCTGTTTTATTAAAACTCCCAAGTGCAATTAAAACTacatctttaaataaaaatgttactttggcgtacattttcatttgatagTCTACTgcaggcctattcaattggtGGCCCGCGGGCAAgatccggcccagaagcaacctccgagtggcccagcatacataaatctgatatatggcaaaataagtaaactacatatatagtgtatgaaAGTagcgagtgagccatctcgcttccttctcatctctgttgagttccacatgcgcagtaACGATCGGGCAGGAcgtttacggatgtagcgacgCTGCCagtcatatctttcacaaatcaacgttttctcatgtgagttctgACCACGcgtagtagcttttcaaaacatctggctattgacagtcacaagtagggaagtgctctactgaaaatatgtctgtcCTGTCAACCCTGAAATTTGACAGTGAAAACTATCAGTTTAACCCTgtctggactggcaagtatttgtttattttaccgccatcgccaaacgcctgctatttCTTTTACTACATTcctttgcatttgtttaaaatttgaaaaaaaaaaaagaaaagaaaaaaaaagcttttaaatagGGTGCTGAAAATGTCTTGCCCATCTACATTACAAGGTTTTAAAaactggcccaattgaatttgtaattgaatagccctggtCTGTGTTATCCAGCTCTTGCAGACTGAAGTCTGAATAACTTTTTTAGCAGTGTGAGGTGGAATATATAGAGAAATATTACATACATTTCCTTATTTTTGAATGAGTGTGTCATTTTTTTAGTAAATTTTACAACTATAAACATGAGGTCTCTGAAAAGTGTTCCTTAAGTTATTTTTCATGactacatatatttatatgactataatttaaaaacagaaatgttttaccaagtgaaaaacatacatataatcACATGAGGGGGCAAAGACACATCACACCACAGACTTTGCTCTGCCACTTGCCGACAATGTGAAAACTAATAAGACCAATGAAAGGTTTTGACAGGTTTTACACTAAAGAGCACCATAAGATGTGAGGTGAAACAAATTTTACATGCGCTAGCAACCCCTGAGCTAAAGAATGCATATTcgttaaagctgctataattgATTTCTGATTACTAGAGGGCAGAAGACTCACATGCCTTTACATATACACGCAAAACCTCTAAACCACTGCACACTGTGTGCAGAGTTCCTCTTGTAAAAAAACTCAATATTCTCTATCTGTCTGAACAGCAAAAGAGATGTGGTGTGTTTCTCTGTAGAGACTCTCCTTAAGAAAGGAGGTGAAATAGCCAACACAACTGGCCTGCACATGTGGATATTGGTTGGTCTCATTATGTATCAATAAATCTTCAGAAAGCACATATTGAGGTTTCAGGTGGCCTATGGTtgaggtcagaaataaattatatCAGCTATAatgatttatattatatatagcaGTTTGTCTAAATTTCAAACATTGACCATATTGGAAAGAAAAATTGGGTCTCCTGTGTTTAAATTAACTGAATTGTAATTGTTTCCACATGCATGTTAATGTGCCCaatttattacaaaatgtatttcagttacCCAATCTAAACACTCATATAGTTCAGATGAATACGcttcaactgaaaaaaaaaataataacgaAAAGACACTGTTTCACCTTACTCCATAAGTTGGCTTTCTATTTCATTTCCCGATTTACTCATCTATGTGGAAAGTGAAAATAATAACCACTGAAAAGTTTTTAACTTTTGAAATACATATCTGTTCCTGTATGCAACAGTTTTCGCACCCTCTTCTTGTAGatgtctctcttcctcctccctcctttcttgtCTTCTTACTTTTCCTCCGCTCTTTTCATTTGCGTCCTCCTCTCAGGCTGCGTATGTAGTCTTTGACAGTATTTTCAATGTTGGGAACAGCATAATTTTGTGCTGCATAGATTCCTGTACATGTTCCTACAGCAACACCCATCAACGCTGAAGAGCGTAGCCTTGCAACAATGTACCCCGCCAGGAAACCCTTCAGGAAAGGAGAAGCCAGTAGACTGCCTCCCTAAAgatgaaagaagaggagagattAGACCTGGTACATGCAAGTCTGACCACTGGTTTTATTATCTGCATGCTAGCAGTTTTCGTATGTTTTTATAACTACCTGGCCTGTGAACATAATTCAAGGCAGAGTAACCTGAGCATGTACATATTAGAGACTGTTTGAGCCTTACTGGAGGAACCCCAGCCTGTATTTCATCCTCCACCCGTTTCTGAATGTCTTCCAGCTGGTCCTTCAGCTCCACCAGGTCCTTGAGCTGGCTCAGAggactctgcacacacacatgcatgaatgaatacacacagagacaaacaaacaacaggtCAGTGTCACTGACCAGGGTTTCCTAAAACATACAGTGCATCTAGCAATGGTAAAACACTAACTTATGTATTATGACaataatgacaaaattataaaaatatacatgaaaACTGTGTATGCTAGTAATTCTCATGAATTAGAACACAGTAGATCAAGTAAAGAACgaattatttacattaacaGAAGGTAAAAATGGTTGCAAATATGGACCATTTATCAGCAAGTTGCTTCTATCGCCCCAATTTTCCCATCTCttagtggaaaaaaaacaaacaataactcACTTCTAGAGCAACTTGTTCATATTCGGCATGAACCTGACTTTATCATTAAGCACATGTTTATCAAAACTAGTTCACTTGGTTAAGtgataaacataaacacacaagaaCGCGCAGTGTATGGTGCTTCACACACTTATTCTGACACGATACGTAATGTTTTTCTCAGTCAGCTAGGCTAATGTTATGCctctttacattttctgttgttacCAGTATgatgttattttacattttgagatAACGTTAGTCCAACTGAATTAAGCACAAACTGGTTGTCTCGGTATCAAGGTAATCAAACGTTACCGTTGGTCTCATTAGCAGACAgacttttcagtttttcttactaagttagctaacgttagccatcTATTAAGTAAGCTAATTTAGCGTTACATTAGCAGTTAGCCATCAGTTGACTCTTCTTTTAACAGCTTATGTTTAATTATTTCACAGCACTTTAAATCTGTTTAAAACACCCCCAGTAAATCTAGCGTAATTAAGATAGTTAGTCAACTAGTCGACAGTTAGCTTAACGTTAAACAACACCAGATTGCTACGTTACGATAGCCTGCAAACTCGTTGGCAGCTAACGCTAATTGATGGCTGTTGAATGACACTGTAAGTTAGGCGGGTtttcataataataaagtaaCGCCAAATATCTACAATATAGCATAGAAAGCTGGGGGCACCGACCTTGTCATTAGCCATAGTTTCAATGTTAAGGAaacctctctcttcttcttgtttctTGTGGCTTCGTTGAAAATTAACCTTACTGCCCTCCACTGGTTTCTCACGGACCCTACCTATGGTTTTAGAGTTTCTTCATAATTAGCTGTAGCCTACTAACTTTAATTATGGCAGAGTAAAGATGAAGAAACTTTCCAAAGAACGCATAATTACTATCTTGCTTGAGTACAAAGtgatatattgtatgtgtggaTGTTTCAGGGTTATGATAATTGAATGAGCCTTCAAAGCCTTCATTTCCCACAACCAAAACCAGCAGACAGCTCAAATACTCACAGTGACCTCATTAGTTTCTCATCCTTAAATCTCCTCTCATGTTGAAGGTCCTTAAGTTCCAATTCAGTGATATAGTGATAGCAAACATAGCCGGTTACATAAGTGACATTAGAAATGTATTGCCACTGTCAGTATTCTTGTCATATTGCAAAATGTCTCAGAGCACTTTATCCTGCTATTATTGAAGAGGTCATATGCTGCATCAAAATGTTAGTGTATACCTCAGAAGCATTTATTTCCAAACATTAAATTCACAGGGTAGTTTATACAAACCTCTTAGATGACTGAGAGGAAGCTGAGAGGTATCAATCCAATTAACTTCTTCCTACAGACTGTGCAGTCTGAGCTTTTACTGATGCTAGAGAGTCTTCATGAGAGAGCACAGCTGATGAGACactgagagaggaaaagaagagtgAGAAAGAATTGGATTGAATAataagagagacagaaggatgGAGTGTCATGGAAGAAATGAGATGCTCATTAATCAGAGCTGTTCAATTTGCACTGTTTTGTAACCATCACTGCAAAAACTCACAGCCTGAAGAAAGCAGAACAATAGATCAAAGAGCAGTAAGTTTTAGCGTTTTCCCCCAGAAATACCATAACACAATTTTAGTGTTTCCTTGGACTGAGTTGCATTTAAAACATGTGCAACATGTGCTGTTAAAATTAACAGATCACttgggtggctgtggcttggaggtagagtgggttgtccactaatcggaaggtcggtggttcgatcctAGCTTCCCCCTGTAAaagtgtcaaagtgtccttgggcaagatactgaacctcAAATTGTTTCTGAgagctgtgcctttggtgtgttagtttctttgtactcaatgtgtgaagtgctttgagtggtcagaagagtAGAAAGGCGCTATCTTGAGGATGACAGGTCACAAGTGTGATTTGCAGAGACTTTGAGAGTGAATGGCAGAGCTTGGAGTCACAGAAGGCAAGAAAGAGATTGAGAAAGACTTaacagagaacaagagagataggaagagacagacagaaactgcAAGAGAAAACAGCATGCAAAGGTCTCTATACTTCTGGCAAATTTAATCTTTTGAAATTAGTCTGAACATAAATGATTACTACTTGGTGGTTTCTTCTGCAGCACTTTGTCACTCTAGAGGGCCTGAACGTATTTAATCCTCACACTCGGCAGGACAGATAGTCCATTAACCTTTCCTTATTGAGGGTTATCCCAGCACCAACCTGATATGGACCACGGTATTAAATAGTCTGTTCAAGCTGGAATAAAACAGTCTTTTGCATTTGCTTTTGCATGAGATGAAACACTGCTCACACTCTCCCCTGAACAGCAGGCATTTAAGAGCTGGGTGGAGCGATGGAGGTAAGGTTGTCTCTGATCTTCAAAGCTGTTGATGATTTTGGGGGGTTATTGATTTTGGCTGAGGCATAATTGGCTGACTAATCTTTGGATGCCACTGTAAAGGAAAGGTCATTGAAGCTTATGGTGCATTTATCTCAGTGATGTGTATTCATATGCCTTAAACATCAGGGGCAGACAATGGATTTATGTTAGGACTGTCCGCTTGAGTTGAGAGGAAGGATAACAATCTGTCGTAATGTCATAAGACACAACGTGCTTGAAATAAGCAGTGAAATAAACATACAATTTTTTATATTCAGTGGAGAGCAAAACAATACATAACTTTGACTTTTATAGCTTTGTGACTAAAGCTATATCTATTATTCAACATGCCTAGCTAAATGTTTACTCTTATATAATGAAAGGGATTCGTATTAATACACTCAATAGTAATTTCAAGGGTTGTTT
This region of Siniperca chuatsi isolate FFG_IHB_CAS linkage group LG11, ASM2008510v1, whole genome shotgun sequence genomic DNA includes:
- the LOC122884068 gene encoding insulin-like growth factor-binding protein 2 isoform X2, whose product is MSDPETQTQPLIGAASQQTAIYIPSTQGGRSSRAYKVAGLTLLACVLIAGQAMIAYFLLSQRSDIKSLEEQSNNLKAELTKGRSDAVHPMRMHIPMNAPKLMDDFVDEEASTGVPEKTAPPHITECQLEAAGMKAPQVPGFRPVCDERGFYLTEQCYMKHCWCVNPANGQTIPGSLHNGPASCNTSVTGSLSKVMTLPDVSV
- the LOC122884069 gene encoding SLC35A4 upstream open reading frame protein-like isoform X2; this translates as MRPTSPLSQLKDLVELKDQLEDIQKRVEDEIQAGVPPGGSLLASPFLKGFLAGYIVARLRSSALMGVAVGTCTGIYAAQNYAVPNIENTVKDYIRSLRGGRK
- the LOC122884069 gene encoding SLC35A4 upstream open reading frame protein-like isoform X1; this translates as MANDKSPLSQLKDLVELKDQLEDIQKRVEDEIQAGVPPGGSLLASPFLKGFLAGYIVARLRSSALMGVAVGTCTGIYAAQNYAVPNIENTVKDYIRSLRGGRK